In one window of Acidovorax sp. HDW3 DNA:
- the gap gene encoding type I glyceraldehyde-3-phosphate dehydrogenase, producing the protein MAIKIGINGFGRIGRMVFRACVQNFSDIEVVGINDLLEPDYLAYMLKYDSVHGRFKGEVAVEGNTLVVNGKKIRLTQERDPANLKWNEVGADIVIEATGLFLDKASAEKHLAAGAKKVLMSAPSKDDTPMFVFGVNHEKYAGQAIVSNASCTTNCLAPVAKVLNDNWGIKRGLMTTVHAATATQKTVDGPSNKDWRGGRGILENIIPSSTGAAKAVGVVIPELNKKLTGMSFRVPTSDVSVVDLTVELEKEADYKEICAAMKAASQGAMKGVLGYTEDKVVATDFRGESCTSVFDAEAGIALDKTFIKVVSWYDNEWGYSNKCLEMVRVIAK; encoded by the coding sequence ATGGCTATCAAAATTGGTATCAACGGCTTCGGCCGCATTGGCCGCATGGTGTTTCGCGCCTGCGTGCAAAACTTCTCGGACATCGAAGTGGTCGGCATCAACGACCTGCTCGAACCCGACTACCTGGCCTACATGCTCAAGTACGACAGCGTGCACGGCCGCTTCAAGGGCGAGGTGGCGGTGGAGGGCAACACCCTGGTCGTCAACGGCAAGAAGATCCGCCTGACGCAAGAGCGCGACCCTGCCAACCTGAAGTGGAACGAAGTCGGCGCCGACATCGTGATCGAAGCCACCGGCCTGTTCCTGGACAAGGCCAGCGCCGAGAAGCACCTGGCCGCCGGCGCCAAGAAGGTGCTGATGTCAGCCCCCTCCAAGGACGACACGCCCATGTTCGTGTTCGGCGTGAACCACGAGAAGTACGCCGGCCAGGCCATCGTCTCCAACGCCTCGTGCACCACCAACTGCCTGGCCCCCGTGGCCAAGGTGCTCAACGACAACTGGGGCATCAAGCGCGGCCTGATGACCACCGTGCACGCCGCCACCGCCACGCAAAAAACCGTCGATGGCCCGAGCAACAAAGACTGGCGCGGTGGCCGTGGCATTCTGGAAAACATCATCCCCAGCTCCACCGGCGCGGCCAAGGCCGTGGGCGTGGTGATCCCCGAGCTGAACAAGAAGCTCACCGGCATGTCGTTCCGCGTGCCCACCTCCGACGTGTCGGTGGTGGACCTGACCGTCGAGCTGGAAAAGGAAGCCGACTACAAGGAAATCTGCGCCGCCATGAAGGCCGCCTCGCAAGGCGCCATGAAGGGCGTGCTGGGCTACACCGAAGACAAGGTGGTGGCTACCGACTTCCGGGGCGAATCGTGCACTTCGGTGTTCGACGCCGAGGCAGGTATTGCCCTGGACAAGACCTTTATCAAGGTTGTGAGCTGGTACGACAACGAGTGGGGCTACTCCAACAAGTGCCTGGAAATGGTGCGCGTGATCGCCAAGTAA
- a CDS encoding HPF/RaiA family ribosome-associated protein, with product MQVQVHTDDKIQGGESLAQWVQTETQERMARFREYVTRIEVFLTDEDAGKSGANDKRCRLEARPAGRQPVTVTADADKVADAFTGAIDKLIRAIDNDLGRLKDKNSRDTIRTADQ from the coding sequence ATGCAAGTGCAAGTCCATACCGACGACAAAATTCAAGGCGGTGAATCTCTGGCGCAATGGGTGCAAACAGAAACCCAGGAGCGCATGGCCCGCTTTCGCGAGTACGTCACCCGCATCGAGGTCTTTCTGACCGACGAAGACGCGGGCAAGTCGGGCGCCAACGACAAGCGCTGCCGCCTCGAAGCCCGCCCTGCGGGCCGCCAGCCCGTCACCGTCACTGCCGATGCCGACAAGGTGGCCGATGCCTTCACCGGCGCCATCGACAAGCTCATCCGCGCGATCGACAACGACCTGGGCCGGCTCAAGGACAAAAACAGCCGCGACACCATCCGCACGGCCGACCAATAA
- a CDS encoding peptidylprolyl isomerase gives MNISKDMAVTLSYQITDLQGKRLDGGHLAYLHGGYDGIFPKVEAALEGQGLGHALQLELAVEDAFGAHDPRLVQTIAKVDFPPGVKVGGMLRGPGPDGEPQAYRVVKIKGPEVHLDGNHPLAGQALRFSAKVTELRPASAEEIAHRHVHGGHGHHH, from the coding sequence ATGAACATCAGCAAAGACATGGCCGTCACCCTGAGCTACCAAATCACCGATCTGCAGGGCAAGCGCCTCGATGGCGGTCACCTGGCCTATCTGCACGGCGGCTACGACGGCATTTTCCCGAAGGTGGAAGCCGCACTCGAAGGCCAGGGCCTGGGCCACGCGCTGCAGCTGGAGCTGGCGGTGGAAGACGCCTTTGGCGCGCACGACCCGCGCCTGGTGCAGACCATTGCCAAGGTCGACTTTCCGCCCGGCGTCAAGGTCGGCGGCATGTTGCGCGGCCCCGGCCCGGACGGCGAGCCCCAGGCGTATCGCGTGGTCAAAATCAAAGGCCCCGAAGTGCACCTGGACGGCAACCACCCGCTGGCTGGGCAGGCGCTGCGCTTTAGCGCCAAGGTGACCGAGCTGCGCCCCGCCAGCGCCGAGGAAATTGCCCACCGCCACGTGCACGGCGGCCACGGCCACCACCACTGA
- a CDS encoding pirin family protein: MTAIPILSRQPLGMHWPTLDPFLFCAHHDDHYPAGDGRLGLARSALGGRALGSDFSRQDGFSMYHGQHVPGFPVHPHRGFETVTLVRQGLIDHSDSLGAAARFGGGDVQWITTGAGLQHAEMFPMLRTDAPNRIELFQVWLNLPARNKMAAPHFTMLWNERIPRLEQVDAAGARTLVRAVAGALPGADAPLAPPPQSWASQADADLAIWTLQLAPGARWTLPRAAGAHTRRMLYFFAGNALHIGPEQLTAHAAVELDAHTDWPLHNSGTEPLECLLLQGRPIGEPVAQYGPFVMNAPHEVQQAIADYRASGFGGWPWADAAPVHGPLARRFARHPGADADELPPPPAPSPSGTMQAVFSPESKA; this comes from the coding sequence ATGACTGCCATCCCCATCCTCTCGCGCCAGCCACTCGGTATGCACTGGCCCACGCTCGATCCGTTTTTGTTCTGCGCCCACCACGACGACCATTACCCCGCCGGCGATGGCCGCCTGGGCCTGGCGCGCTCGGCCCTGGGCGGGCGCGCCCTGGGCAGCGACTTCAGCCGCCAGGACGGTTTTTCGATGTACCACGGCCAGCATGTGCCGGGCTTTCCGGTGCACCCGCACCGGGGTTTTGAAACCGTGACCCTGGTGCGCCAGGGGCTGATCGACCACAGCGACTCGCTCGGCGCGGCCGCCCGCTTTGGCGGCGGTGACGTGCAATGGATCACCACCGGCGCCGGCCTGCAGCACGCCGAGATGTTCCCCATGCTGCGCACCGACGCGCCCAACCGCATCGAGCTGTTCCAGGTCTGGCTCAACCTGCCAGCGCGCAACAAAATGGCCGCGCCGCACTTCACCATGCTCTGGAACGAGCGCATTCCACGCCTGGAACAAGTCGATGCAGCCGGCGCCCGCACCCTGGTGCGTGCCGTTGCCGGCGCTCTGCCCGGGGCGGATGCACCGCTGGCGCCGCCACCCCAATCCTGGGCCAGCCAGGCCGACGCCGACCTGGCCATCTGGACGCTGCAACTCGCCCCCGGCGCCCGCTGGACGCTGCCGCGCGCCGCCGGCGCGCACACCCGGCGCATGTTGTACTTTTTTGCCGGCAACGCGCTGCACATCGGCCCCGAGCAGCTCACGGCGCACGCCGCCGTCGAGCTTGACGCCCACACCGACTGGCCGCTGCACAACAGCGGCACCGAACCGCTCGAATGCCTGCTGCTGCAAGGCCGGCCCATTGGCGAGCCCGTGGCGCAGTACGGCCCCTTCGTCATGAACGCGCCGCACGAAGTCCAGCAGGCCATTGCCGACTACCGTGCCAGCGGCTTTGGCGGCTGGCCCTGGGCCGACGCCGCGCCCGTGCACGGCCCCCTGGCACGCCGTTTTGCACGCCACCCGGGGGCCGACGCCGACGAGCTGCCACCGCCGCCGGCGCCATCGCCTTCTGGGACAATGCAGGCCGTTTTTTCCCCAGAAAGCAAGGCATGA
- a CDS encoding DUF1439 domain-containing protein, translating to MQRRHTLTTLSALSALLTLPWLAACSPGGRSYTVSLAQMQAALAPRFPRRQALAGGWQLWLQAPQLQLRPEANRLAALCPLELSGPLLRQPRAGQFTLSFGLRYASAEHSLYATDLQLEQVQLDGLPAGAAALLQQLLAQAALQSWGEVALYQLSAAEQDKLQRLPHAPSALRVTAQGLEVVF from the coding sequence ATGCAACGCCGCCACACCCTCACCACACTCTCTGCACTCTCCGCCCTGCTGACCCTGCCCTGGCTCGCCGCCTGCAGCCCTGGGGGGCGCAGCTACACCGTGTCGCTGGCGCAGATGCAAGCTGCGCTGGCGCCGCGTTTTCCACGCCGCCAGGCGCTCGCTGGCGGCTGGCAGCTGTGGCTGCAAGCGCCGCAGCTGCAGCTGCGGCCAGAGGCCAACCGCCTGGCCGCGCTGTGCCCGCTGGAGCTCTCGGGCCCCTTGCTGCGCCAGCCGCGCGCCGGCCAATTCACACTCAGCTTTGGCCTGCGCTACGCCAGTGCCGAGCACAGCCTGTACGCCACCGATCTGCAGCTCGAACAGGTGCAGCTCGACGGCCTGCCCGCCGGCGCAGCGGCGCTGCTGCAGCAGCTGCTGGCGCAGGCGGCGCTGCAGTCCTGGGGCGAAGTGGCGCTGTACCAGCTCAGCGCCGCCGAGCAAGACAAGCTGCAGCGCCTGCCACACGCGCCCAGCGCCTTGCGCGTCACGGCCCAGGGGCTGGAAGTGGTGTTTTAA
- the mnmA gene encoding tRNA 2-thiouridine(34) synthase MnmA codes for MKKQRVVVGLSGGVDSAVTAHLLQQQGHEVVAIFMKNWEDDDDSEFCSSRQDFLDAASVADVLGIEIEHVNFAAEYKDRVFAEFLREYQAGRTPNPDILCNAEIKFKSFLDHAMRLGAEKIATGHYARVRQNPASGLFELLKGLDPTKDQSYFLHRLNQAQLSKTLFPVGELHKSEVRRIAAEIGLPNAKKKDSTGICFIGERPFREFLNRYISKEPGPIRDDRGRKLGQHVGLSFYTLGQRQGLGIGGVKEKGAARGAGEHAPWFVARKEVEKNTLVVVQGHDHPWLLSPQLQAQDVSWVAGQAPAAGAYAAKTRYRQQDAACHFTPEEGGFALAFTGPQWAVTPGQSAVLYDGEVCLGGGVIGAA; via the coding sequence ATGAAAAAACAGCGCGTCGTCGTCGGCCTGTCGGGTGGGGTGGACTCCGCCGTCACAGCCCATCTTCTCCAGCAGCAAGGCCACGAGGTGGTCGCCATCTTCATGAAAAACTGGGAGGATGACGACGACAGCGAGTTTTGCTCCAGCCGCCAGGATTTTCTGGATGCCGCCAGCGTGGCCGACGTGCTCGGCATAGAGATCGAGCACGTCAACTTCGCCGCCGAGTACAAGGACCGCGTCTTTGCCGAGTTTTTGCGCGAGTACCAGGCCGGGCGCACGCCCAACCCCGACATCCTGTGCAACGCCGAGATCAAGTTCAAATCCTTCCTGGACCACGCCATGCGCCTGGGCGCGGAAAAAATCGCCACCGGCCACTACGCACGCGTGCGCCAGAACCCGGCCAGCGGCCTGTTCGAGCTGCTCAAGGGGCTAGACCCCACCAAGGACCAGAGCTATTTTCTGCACCGCCTGAACCAGGCGCAGCTGTCCAAAACGCTGTTCCCCGTGGGCGAGCTGCACAAGAGCGAGGTGCGTCGCATCGCCGCCGAGATCGGCCTGCCGAACGCGAAGAAAAAAGACTCGACCGGCATCTGCTTCATCGGCGAGCGGCCGTTTCGCGAGTTTTTGAACCGCTACATCTCCAAGGAACCCGGCCCGATCCGCGATGACCGGGGGCGCAAGCTCGGCCAGCACGTCGGCCTGTCGTTCTACACCCTGGGCCAGCGCCAGGGCCTGGGCATTGGCGGCGTGAAGGAAAAGGGCGCCGCGCGCGGCGCCGGCGAGCACGCGCCCTGGTTCGTGGCGCGCAAAGAGGTGGAGAAAAACACCCTCGTCGTGGTGCAGGGGCACGACCACCCCTGGCTGCTCTCGCCCCAGCTGCAGGCGCAGGACGTAAGCTGGGTCGCCGGCCAGGCGCCCGCCGCCGGCGCCTACGCCGCCAAAACCCGCTACCGCCAGCAGGACGCGGCCTGCCATTTCACGCCCGAGGAGGGCGGCTTTGCGCTGGCCTTTACCGGGCCGCAGTGGGCCGTGACGCCGGGGCAGAGCGCCGTGCTCTACGACGGCGAGGTCTGCCTGGGCGGCGGGGTGATTGGCGCGGCATAA
- a CDS encoding NUDIX hydrolase: protein MPNRWKPNVTVAAIVEHDGRFLIVEEETADGLRLNNPAGHLDPGESPLQACVREVLEETAYDFEPQGLVGMYLNRFTRTRTGDDITYLRFAFCGRVGTHHGWRTLDDGIVRAFWLTLDELRACRERHRSPLLLQCIEDYLAGQRAPLALIHTDASVLQAPAPRAAKA, encoded by the coding sequence ATGCCCAACCGCTGGAAACCCAACGTCACCGTCGCCGCCATCGTCGAGCACGATGGGCGCTTTCTCATCGTGGAAGAAGAAACCGCCGACGGCCTGCGCCTGAACAACCCCGCCGGGCACCTCGACCCGGGCGAATCGCCGCTGCAGGCCTGCGTGCGCGAGGTGCTCGAAGAAACGGCCTACGACTTCGAGCCCCAGGGCCTGGTGGGCATGTACCTCAACCGCTTCACGCGCACGCGCACCGGCGACGACATCACCTACCTGCGCTTTGCCTTTTGCGGCCGCGTCGGCACGCACCACGGCTGGCGCACGCTCGACGACGGCATCGTGCGCGCCTTCTGGCTCACGCTCGACGAGCTGCGCGCCTGCCGCGAGCGCCACCGCAGCCCGCTGCTGCTGCAGTGCATCGAAGACTACCTGGCCGGCCAGCGCGCGCCGCTGGCGCTGATCCACACCGACGCCAGCGTGCTGCAGGCCCCGGCCCCGCGCGCGGCAAAGGCATAG
- a CDS encoding RloB domain-containing protein → MASRQLRKTNRTVLIVVEGETEEAFVQHLKRLYYHRGMRLSISLKNAHGHGPQGVISKLKSAIRMADFEQRIAVLDADIALTAEEAKWLRGQRIATIVSTPAVEATLLAILGKPASDATEKCKSALQKCAPGDPTDSRYYEKYFPRATLDAAQARVQVLAALITAVTTE, encoded by the coding sequence ATGGCATCACGTCAGTTGCGCAAAACCAACCGCACGGTGTTGATCGTGGTCGAAGGAGAGACCGAAGAGGCCTTTGTCCAGCACCTCAAGCGGCTGTACTACCACCGTGGCATGAGGCTGTCGATCAGCCTCAAAAATGCCCATGGCCATGGGCCACAAGGCGTGATCAGCAAGCTCAAATCCGCCATTCGGATGGCCGACTTTGAGCAGCGCATTGCCGTGCTGGACGCCGATATTGCCCTGACGGCAGAAGAAGCCAAGTGGCTGCGGGGGCAGCGCATTGCAACCATTGTGTCCACCCCGGCAGTGGAAGCCACCTTGTTGGCCATTCTGGGCAAGCCGGCGTCCGATGCCACCGAGAAATGCAAAAGTGCCTTGCAAAAATGCGCCCCGGGCGACCCTACCGACAGCCGCTACTACGAAAAATATTTTCCGCGCGCCACCTTGGATGCCGCTCAGGCCCGTGTGCAAGTGCTGGCAGCACTTATCACCGCCGTCACCACGGAGTAA
- a CDS encoding ATP/GTP-binding protein: MSFVLGARAIGTDGSFASAATDRHLSHVLAVVGANGAGKTNVIKALDFVCWFVSKSFFMEPEHRLAVQPHALAADAVSRFELEFEAQGKLYRYALALNQERVLSESLRLKTSRLFSTLFQREWDAQTGTESIKQPHFGLPQKQAEKVKPLASLISMAAQFGIETAHTIVQTLGQRYSNVGATGRQAFQGAPDVLGAARFFAGSQAHHSRMVHLLNQWDFGLQDIRLKTLRTMKDGQEEEVLVPFGIHRDGTNEMELPMFAESSGTQAAFVLLAGLLPILAQGGTVVFDELEADLHPLMLEPILNLFLSPKTNPHNAQLIFTCHSVEILNLLQKGQIMLVEKNAHCRSEAWRLSDMEGVRADDNFYAKYMAGAYGAIPML, encoded by the coding sequence GTGTCCTTTGTGTTGGGCGCTCGCGCCATCGGCACTGATGGCAGCTTTGCATCGGCGGCCACCGACCGCCACCTGAGCCATGTGCTGGCAGTGGTGGGAGCCAATGGTGCGGGCAAGACCAATGTCATCAAGGCGCTGGATTTCGTCTGCTGGTTTGTCAGCAAGTCTTTTTTCATGGAGCCCGAGCACCGGCTCGCCGTGCAGCCGCACGCCTTGGCTGCCGATGCGGTCAGCCGCTTTGAACTGGAATTTGAAGCCCAAGGCAAGCTCTACCGCTACGCCCTGGCGCTGAACCAGGAGCGCGTTCTGTCGGAGTCTTTGCGCCTGAAGACCAGCCGCTTGTTCAGCACCTTGTTTCAGCGGGAATGGGATGCGCAAACGGGCACGGAAAGCATCAAGCAGCCCCACTTCGGCCTGCCCCAGAAGCAGGCGGAAAAGGTCAAGCCGCTGGCATCGCTGATCTCCATGGCGGCGCAATTTGGCATTGAGACTGCGCACACCATCGTGCAAACCCTGGGCCAGCGTTACAGCAATGTGGGCGCCACGGGCCGGCAGGCATTTCAAGGTGCCCCCGATGTGCTGGGCGCAGCCCGATTTTTTGCGGGTAGCCAGGCCCACCACAGCCGCATGGTGCATTTGCTCAACCAATGGGATTTCGGTCTGCAGGACATTCGTCTGAAAACCCTGCGCACCATGAAAGATGGCCAGGAGGAGGAGGTTTTGGTGCCTTTTGGCATCCACCGCGATGGCACCAATGAAATGGAGCTGCCCATGTTTGCCGAGTCCAGCGGCACGCAGGCGGCGTTCGTGCTGCTCGCTGGTTTGCTGCCCATCCTGGCCCAAGGTGGCACAGTGGTGTTCGATGAATTGGAGGCTGACCTGCACCCCTTGATGCTGGAGCCGATTCTGAATTTGTTCCTCAGCCCCAAAACCAACCCCCATAACGCCCAGCTGATTTTTACCTGCCACTCGGTAGAAATCCTGAACCTGCTCCAAAAGGGGCAGATCATGCTGGTCGAAAAAAACGCGCATTGCCGCAGCGAAGCCTGGCGCCTGTCGGACATGGAGGGCGTGCGTGCCGACGACAATTTTTATGCCAAATACATGGCCGGCGCCTACGGCGCCATTCCCATGCTGTGA
- a CDS encoding GNAT family N-acetyltransferase: MSAWAARALALADLPGLLAVQHACYGAQYVEGHAVFARRLQSPANLSQVITDAGGRVLAYLAAYRSLQGKVTPLHGDFDTVATPDTAYLHDMAVLPECAGQGLGPALLAALPAQGLRYGALVAVQGAQRYWARHGYQPRALACPTQRLHLAGYGPQAVYMVRE, from the coding sequence ATGAGCGCGTGGGCCGCGCGCGCCCTGGCGCTGGCGGATCTGCCGGGCCTGCTGGCGGTGCAGCACGCCTGCTACGGCGCGCAGTACGTGGAGGGCCACGCCGTCTTTGCCCGGCGCCTGCAAAGCCCGGCCAACCTGTCGCAAGTCATCACCGACGCCGGCGGGCGCGTACTCGCCTACCTCGCGGCCTACCGCAGCCTGCAGGGCAAGGTGACGCCGCTGCACGGCGACTTCGACACCGTGGCCACGCCCGACACCGCCTACCTGCACGACATGGCGGTGTTGCCCGAATGCGCCGGCCAGGGCCTGGGCCCGGCCCTGCTGGCGGCACTGCCGGCCCAGGGCCTGCGCTACGGCGCCCTGGTGGCAGTGCAGGGCGCGCAGCGCTACTGGGCACGCCACGGCTACCAGCCACGGGCGCTGGCCTGCCCCACGCAGCGCCTGCACCTGGCCGGCTACGGGCCGCAGGCGGTGTATATGGTGCGGGAATAA
- a CDS encoding riboflavin synthase subunit alpha, producing MFTGIVQATARIAAIHDRAGLRTFTLEFPEGFCQDLAIGASVATDGVCLTVTELVSPTQARFDVMLQSLNITTLGQYREGQHVNVERAAKDGAEIGGHPLSGHVDCTGTLIERRELENNLVWRVALPETHRRYVFAKGYIAIHGASLTVAEVNRDAGWFEVWLIPETRRATVFEEQQVGAQLNVEIERSTQVLVDTVREAVHESLGRLAPLLQALLAEKGQSLDDYLPTPPQP from the coding sequence ATGTTCACCGGCATCGTCCAAGCCACGGCGCGCATTGCCGCCATCCACGACCGCGCAGGTTTGCGCACCTTCACACTCGAATTTCCCGAGGGCTTTTGCCAGGATCTGGCGATTGGCGCCAGCGTGGCCACCGACGGCGTGTGCCTGACGGTGACCGAGCTTGTCTCGCCCACCCAGGCGCGGTTTGACGTCATGCTGCAGAGCCTGAACATCACCACCCTGGGCCAGTACCGCGAGGGCCAGCACGTGAACGTCGAGCGCGCGGCCAAGGATGGCGCCGAGATCGGCGGCCACCCGCTGTCGGGCCATGTGGACTGCACCGGCACCTTGATCGAGCGGCGCGAACTGGAGAACAACCTGGTGTGGCGCGTGGCCCTGCCCGAGACGCACCGCCGCTATGTGTTTGCCAAGGGCTATATCGCCATCCACGGCGCCAGCCTGACGGTGGCCGAGGTCAACCGCGACGCGGGCTGGTTCGAGGTCTGGCTCATCCCCGAAACACGCCGCGCCACGGTGTTCGAGGAGCAGCAGGTGGGCGCGCAGCTGAACGTGGAAATCGAACGCAGCACCCAGGTGCTGGTCGATACCGTGCGCGAGGCGGTGCACGAGAGCCTGGGGCGCCTGGCGCCGCTGCTCCAAGCCCTGCTGGCAGAAAAAGGCCAGTCGCTCGACGACTACCTGCCCACCCCGCCCCAGCCATGA
- a CDS encoding esterase-like activity of phytase family protein, translating to MHPLSLSHAGPRVLALLAITATVWALPAAAQTEYRATLAGHAVLPALSLIAAPADAPADLRHAGKFTTGARAERLGSVPGLSGGRPTGIGLPLAGQPLQGHSGIKHMADGSYWVLTDNGAGTKANSPDFMLYLNHYQVDFKSGKFERLQTVFLHDPDKKVPFHIVHEGTAQRYLTGADFDPESFQFAGGSLWVGDEFGPFLIQADLNGKVLAVFDTLVDGKPVRSPDHPALTTPGAPDAKMASFQAKRSKGFEGMAASQDGSKLYALLEGALWDEQAQAYENLDGKPYLRVLEFDVPAKKWTGRHWKYPLEAAHHAIGDFNMIDADTGLIIERDNGEGTADRACPAGEKRADCFHDLAQFKRIYKVQLSDANAGGAVRKIAYIDLMKIQDPQHLARKPLTDGVLALPFFTIENVDVVDGEHIVVGNDNNLPFSSSRDPQRADDNELVLLHVPQLLRAR from the coding sequence ATGCACCCGCTCTCCCTCTCGCACGCCGGCCCACGCGTGCTCGCCCTTCTCGCCATCACCGCCACCGTCTGGGCGCTGCCCGCTGCGGCCCAAACCGAGTACCGCGCCACCCTCGCCGGCCACGCCGTGCTGCCAGCGCTCAGCCTCATCGCCGCACCCGCCGATGCCCCAGCCGATCTGCGCCACGCCGGCAAGTTCACCACCGGCGCACGCGCCGAGCGCCTGGGCAGCGTGCCCGGCCTCTCCGGCGGGCGCCCCACCGGCATCGGCCTGCCGCTGGCCGGCCAGCCGCTGCAGGGCCATTCGGGCATCAAGCACATGGCCGATGGCAGCTACTGGGTGCTGACCGACAACGGCGCCGGCACCAAGGCCAACTCGCCCGATTTCATGCTCTACCTGAACCACTACCAAGTGGACTTCAAGAGCGGGAAATTCGAGCGCCTGCAGACCGTGTTCCTGCACGACCCGGACAAGAAAGTACCGTTTCACATCGTCCACGAAGGCACCGCGCAGCGCTACCTGACGGGCGCCGACTTCGACCCCGAGAGCTTTCAGTTCGCCGGCGGCTCGCTGTGGGTCGGTGACGAGTTCGGCCCCTTCCTCATCCAGGCCGACCTGAACGGCAAGGTGCTGGCCGTGTTCGACACCCTGGTGGACGGCAAGCCCGTGCGCTCGCCCGACCACCCGGCCCTGACCACGCCCGGCGCGCCCGACGCCAAGATGGCCTCCTTCCAGGCCAAGCGCTCCAAGGGTTTTGAAGGCATGGCCGCAAGCCAGGACGGCAGCAAGCTGTACGCGCTGCTCGAAGGCGCGCTGTGGGACGAGCAGGCCCAGGCATACGAAAACCTCGACGGCAAGCCCTACCTGCGCGTGCTCGAATTCGACGTGCCGGCCAAAAAATGGACCGGCCGGCACTGGAAGTACCCGCTGGAGGCGGCGCACCACGCCATTGGCGACTTCAACATGATCGACGCCGACACCGGCCTCATCATCGAGCGCGACAACGGCGAGGGCACGGCCGACCGCGCCTGTCCGGCGGGCGAAAAACGCGCGGACTGCTTTCACGACCTGGCCCAGTTCAAACGCATCTACAAGGTGCAGCTGTCGGACGCCAACGCCGGCGGCGCGGTGCGCAAGATCGCCTACATCGACCTGATGAAGATCCAGGACCCGCAGCACCTGGCGCGCAAGCCGCTCACGGACGGCGTGCTGGCCTTGCCGTTCTTCACCATCGAGAACGTGGACGTGGTCGATGGCGAGCACATCGTCGTCGGCAACGACAACAACCTGCCCTTCAGCAGCAGCCGCGACCCGCAGCGCGCCGACGACAACGAGCTGGTGCTGCTGCACGTGCCGCAGCTGCTGCGCGCGCGCTGA